The Marinobacter sp. ANT_B65 genome has a segment encoding these proteins:
- a CDS encoding DEAD/DEAH box helicase: protein MTSDPKHTGDLRFSDLNLDKRLLDAIAAIGFEYCTPIQAETLPWTLACEDLIGQAQTGTGKTAAFLITAIQSLLETPIPESDRFASEPRVLALAPTRELAMQIAKDAEELCKHTGHKVVTVVGGMHYDKQREQLHNGIVDILVATPGRLIDFLGSQDVFLDQLDILILDEADRMLDMGFIPDVKRIIRKCTPKDERQTLLFSATFNQDVLNLASMWTNNAEFVEIEPEQKTAERVEQTVYMVGDDEKLPVLVNYLKRPEVEKALVFANRRDQCRDLEEDLRNQGVKVALMSGEIAQAKRLKTLDQFKAGSIQVLVATDVAGRGIHVDGVTHVFNYSLPDSAEDYVHRIGRTGRAGKTGVSVSFAGEDDSFGLPAIEKYIGQKLKTTVPEEELMAEMDNPPITRKRGRRPPQGQGGRGAGGRSPRPRRN, encoded by the coding sequence ATGACATCTGACCCAAAGCACACCGGCGATCTGAGATTCAGTGATCTGAATCTGGACAAGCGCCTGCTGGACGCCATTGCTGCCATTGGTTTCGAATACTGCACTCCGATACAGGCAGAAACTCTGCCCTGGACATTGGCGTGTGAAGACCTGATCGGCCAGGCCCAGACCGGAACCGGCAAAACAGCGGCATTTCTTATAACCGCAATCCAGAGTCTTCTGGAGACGCCCATACCGGAAAGCGATCGCTTTGCTTCGGAGCCGCGCGTTCTTGCTCTTGCGCCAACCCGCGAGCTGGCCATGCAGATCGCCAAGGATGCCGAGGAGCTATGCAAGCATACGGGCCATAAGGTGGTAACCGTTGTTGGTGGCATGCACTATGACAAACAGCGTGAGCAGCTACACAACGGTATTGTTGATATCCTCGTAGCTACCCCGGGGCGTCTGATTGATTTTCTGGGCTCTCAGGATGTATTCCTTGATCAGCTTGATATTCTTATTCTGGATGAAGCTGACCGAATGCTCGACATGGGCTTTATTCCTGATGTGAAGCGCATAATCCGGAAATGCACCCCCAAGGATGAGCGCCAGACGTTGCTGTTCAGTGCTACGTTTAATCAGGATGTTCTCAACCTTGCTTCCATGTGGACCAATAACGCCGAATTTGTTGAAATCGAGCCGGAGCAGAAAACTGCTGAACGGGTAGAGCAGACGGTTTACATGGTGGGTGACGACGAGAAACTACCAGTGCTGGTGAATTACCTTAAGCGGCCGGAAGTAGAGAAGGCCCTGGTATTTGCCAATCGGCGGGATCAATGCCGGGATCTTGAAGAGGATCTTCGTAATCAGGGCGTTAAAGTAGCTCTTATGTCCGGTGAGATTGCCCAGGCCAAACGCCTGAAGACTCTGGATCAGTTCAAGGCCGGAAGTATTCAGGTTCTTGTGGCCACCGATGTTGCCGGGCGTGGTATCCATGTGGATGGCGTTACCCATGTTTTCAATTACAGCCTGCCAGATAGCGCCGAAGATTATGTGCATCGCATAGGGCGTACGGGCCGGGCAGGAAAAACAGGCGTATCTGTCAGTTTTGCGGGCGAGGACGATTCATTTGGTCTTCCGGCCATTGAGAAGTACATTGGCCAGAAACTCAAAACAACCGTTCCGGAAGAAGAGTTAATGGCCGAAATGGATAACCCGCCTATTACCCGCAAGCGTGGCCGTCGCCCGCCGCAGGGGCAGGGCGGACGGGGAGCGGGTGGTCGTAGCCCGCGACCAC